The Arenibacter algicola region CGGACGCAATATTTGCCTACAACGATAAAATAGCCATTTCGGCCATGCACATCGCTAAAAAAACGGGTTTGCAAATACCCGATGAAGTCTCCGTCATAGGGTTCGATGATGAGCCTCATTCTTCTTTTATTACTCCCTCTTTATCTACTGTTTGGCAACCGGTTTATAGTATGGGAATGCTCTCCGCAAGAATTTTATTGAGTCATTTAAAGAACCAGAATACTGCATTGGATTTTCGAAAGGAAGTCTTTAAGCCAGAACTGGTTATCAGGGCTTCTTCCAAGGAGAAATAAGGAATTGTAATGGAATGGTAGGGCCGTTTCCTAATGCAAACCTTTGCATAGACTTTTAATGCGAAATTCTTCGAAACATTAATTATTTATTGTTATTTGTATAAAATATTAAGGCTATAAATAGTTATATTCAAATTTTACATGCAAGTCTCGCCTAAAATTTTTTATGAACATTGTTATGGCAGGTATGCCATTCCAGCCGTCAATGTTTTTACGATGGAACAGGTGCTCGGACTTTTTAGTTCAGGGGAAAAGGCCAATGCACCTTTTATAGTGCAAATTACACCGGCCGCAAGGAATTATGCCGGGCCAGAAATGCTGATTGCCATGATTAAGGCAGCTGCCAAAATATTTCCCAAAGCGGTGTATGCAGTTCATATGGATCATGGGAACGAGGAACATGCTTTTGATGCGATTTTGTCCAACGATTATCAATCTGTTATGATCGATGCCTCCCATGACAGTTTTAAAGATAACGTAAAAAGAACCAAGGCCGTAGTGGAGGAGGCACATAAAAAAAATATAGTTGTAGAGGCAGAATTGGGGGTGTTAAGCGGAGTTGAAGATGATTTGTCCATAGACGAAAAATATGCCAAATACACCCAGCCTTCGGAGGTGCAGGAATTTGTGGAGCTCACCGGATGCGATAGCTTGGCGGTCGCGGTAGGTACCAGCCATGGGGCCTACAAATTTTCCGGAGGAGATGGTATTCAGTTTAGTATTTTGGAAGAAATCCAAAACCGATTGCCTCAATTCCCTATAGTGCTGCACGGTGGCTCTGCCGTTAATCTGGAAGAAATAGAGCGGATCAAT contains the following coding sequences:
- a CDS encoding class II fructose-bisphosphate aldolase, which encodes MQVSPKIFYEHCYGRYAIPAVNVFTMEQVLGLFSSGEKANAPFIVQITPAARNYAGPEMLIAMIKAAAKIFPKAVYAVHMDHGNEEHAFDAILSNDYQSVMIDASHDSFKDNVKRTKAVVEEAHKKNIVVEAELGVLSGVEDDLSIDEKYAKYTQPSEVQEFVELTGCDSLAVAVGTSHGAYKFSGGDGIQFSILEEIQNRLPQFPIVLHGGSAVNLEEIERINKAGGQLNEGASGVSPEEIVKSIAYGVCKINIATDTRLLWTRVHREFFRDTPELFDPVIPGKTYVAEYEKFMLQKFDLLGATGKVRDMKI